The nucleotide sequence GACGTTGCTCCCGACAGCGCAGAAAACCATCATGGCTTTATTTAACCAAAAGTCCTGTGACTGGTTCGGTTTGGTTGATTGGAACGGAGAACGTGACACGGAAATGCTGTGGTCTCATCTTGATGATCGGCTGACAGAGACGGTGCCTTGTGACTTGTTTCTGCTGATACCGACCCATCTTGCGAGTGAAATCAATGGATTTTGCGGCGGATTGTTAAGGGATCACGAGACAACTCATGAGTTGTATATCCGATTGTACGGTATGGCGCAGCCGCGAGGTTATGACATAGCCTGGAAGCACAATGATGATGGCAGTCTGACCGGGCATTTTGACAAAACACCCAGGGAGCCGTGGTATGAAAAAATCATAGCGCCTTTATCCAGGCAATATCACTGCCATATCACCCATTATTTTAAAGGTGCCCGTAGTTTTTGTGGTTACGATACATATCGGAATGGGCAGAGGGAAGAGGTTAGCATTGATGAACTGGAATTTGGTGAGGAAGACGGTGTCCGTAAGGTGATAGGACCGGCCTACATTCTCGGCAATATTTCACATGACGGATGTTAGTGCACTGACAGTGTTATTCCGTAGGGAAATTCCTTGGGGTGAATTGACATAAAAAACTCAGGTTTGCCTGAGTGTCTGATAACGCTACTGCCGGCGGATATTACGCCGGCGATTTACCCACAAGGGGAATATATCCCTTAGTGGGACATGTTCCCCGTTTTCCAGGAGCATGTTTTGTCTGTTTTTATTGATCATAAAAAAGCGTTTATTACCTTGTTTAATGAAACTGCCCGTTATTATTATCGTAACCGAGTATTCGATGATTTTGTACAATGTGCGGCAATTAGTCTGCATAATGCAGTCTGCCCGGACAGTAAGCTGGAGCAAGGATATCTGCAAATCATCAAACACTATAAGCCGGAAGATGCTAGCCGGTTTTCTCAACTGCTTGAACATGTCATGATGGGATTGGAATTTGAACCTCATGATTTTCTTGGCGGTGTTTTTATGCAATTGAATCTCGGCAACAAACATCTGAAGCAATTCTTTACTCCCTGGCCCATCAGCTTGGTAATGGCGAAAATGCAGTTGAGCGACGTCGAGCAACGCTTAACGAAGCAGCCCTTTTTCACCTTATATGAGCCAGCTTGTGGTGCGGGTTGTATGGTTATTGCGGCAGCGGAAGTGTTGAAAATGTCAGGTTATAATCCTGCTCAGCATATGTGGGTATCCTGTGTGGATATTGATGTCGTGGCGGCTTCGATGGCCTATATCCAGCTTTCTCTATTGGGGATACCTGGGGAGGTGGTGATAGGTGATGCCCTGACGAATGAACGTCATCGGGTCATGTATACTCCGGTACATTGGCTGGGAAACTGGCCTTGTCGTCTCAGGAAAAATCGTCAGCAGTATGAGGTTCAAACGGTTTGAGACACTTGATTAAGCCAATTCCGGCTCTTGGGCCGGAGTTTTTATCCAACAGGACGGAGAGGCAAAATAAACCAACTGAGGTTATTGGGTTCATCCCTGACGTGTTTTAGTCGGAATCGATAGTGCTTCCCAGATGCACTGGACACATTCTATTTTCCTCTTTAATCCTTTCTTGCATGATCCATCATTGAATAAAGTTCTTGCCTTTTGTACTTATCGTAGCGAATTCAACGAAATAACCGGATACACGCTTCGTTTACCCGTGACTGAATTGGAAACGTTTGAATCATTGCGTGCTGTTTTCATCGATTAATTTTTATTCCCGGAAAAAGAGTTTTGCCTTGTCCCTGTCAGAGGATGTATTAGGGTTTTAGGAAAAATAGGGGAGATTAATCGTGTTGAAAAAAATTAAAATCCTGCTGGCAGGAGCATCCACAGGAAAAAAGCCACTTCCACAATCCGCCGCCATCCCACAAACGGTCAAAGCAGGCTACTTTTTGCCGTCTGAGTCCAGGCTATTGCTGGATACTTCCCGGCGACGACAATATTTACAGTGTCTGTGGGACAATAGCACATTATCCAAAACACGCTATCAGACGCTGTGGCTGGCCCCATTACATGAGTGTGTGGCATTGATGCAACAACTTCCGGCGGCACCGCAGGGACCTTATGCCCGTTTGGGCGGATTAATTGATGTGACGTTGCAATGTACTGCATTTGCCGTACGTCTGGCGAAAGGGCAGATGTTACCGCCGGGTGTGGCACCTGAGACGCAGGCAGCACAAAGTGTGATATGGAACACGGTGGTGTTTTACGCTGCGTTATTTCATTTTTTACCTGTTTTGGCAAAGTTTGAGGGCGAACTGGATGAAGGCCAACCTTGGTACCCAGGGCTGGCTGTGCCGCAGGGGGCGTATCGTTTCCGGTTCAAAACTTCCTCAGTGGAGACGATGGTTGCCTGTCATTTTGGGGTGTTACTTGCCGGGCGATTGCTGCCGGCTAAGGCATTGACCTGGCTGGCGTCGGTACCTGATGCCTTGCCTTCGCTGTTTTGTATTCTATCCGGTGAGATGAAGAAAGATAACGCAATAAATCAGATAATGACAGAAGCTTTGAATAAAGCCGGTGCACCGACAATATCAGAAGTATTATCTGTCATGGCTGCATCACCGCAAGTTATTGTTTCAGGAAATCCCGATGTTTCTGCTACGCCTTTATCAACCGCAATGGAAAATGTTCTGCCCTCTCAGATACGGCAGGAAGATAACACGATGACTAAAATTGTTTCATCAGCCGTGAAGTCTGTTGATGAGCCTCTCTTTACTGCTATGACAGTCACGCCGGAGAAGGGGAGGCAACCGGATGGAAGCACGCAGCAGCTATTGTCATTAATGGGGATGAATGTTGTCACCACAGTCACAGAACAAGTTATGGTGAGTGAAGCGGAAATCGCACCGCCATACACGTCAATACCTTCACAACACGCTGTTCAGACAACATGGCAGAATCATGAAAATGCTATTGAGACATCCTGTATTGGAGAGCAGTTCTGGGACTGGTTGTCCGTTGGCTTAATGCATGGGGGTATGAGTATTAATACGCCGAAAGCCCGG is from Photorhabdus laumondii subsp. laumondii and encodes:
- a CDS encoding DUF1281 domain-containing protein, whose product is MPKWYANRLHITGQPDQLDALRQWGLGDRIPYYGQAIHQSIKLFVAGCVGLLQPTETTDFLLYPALVAKGTGGDSPENRAFEQWLALLKENVALDEVTSQQIDRLYQQSGLAERKWETLLPTAQKTIMALFNQKSCDWFGLVDWNGERDTEMLWSHLDDRLTETVPCDLFLLIPTHLASEINGFCGGLLRDHETTHELYIRLYGMAQPRGYDIAWKHNDDGSLTGHFDKTPREPWYEKIIAPLSRQYHCHITHYFKGARSFCGYDTYRNGQREEVSIDELEFGEEDGVRKVIGPAYILGNISHDGC
- a CDS encoding N-6 DNA methylase; translated protein: MFPVFQEHVLSVFIDHKKAFITLFNETARYYYRNRVFDDFVQCAAISLHNAVCPDSKLEQGYLQIIKHYKPEDASRFSQLLEHVMMGLEFEPHDFLGGVFMQLNLGNKHLKQFFTPWPISLVMAKMQLSDVEQRLTKQPFFTLYEPACGAGCMVIAAAEVLKMSGYNPAQHMWVSCVDIDVVAASMAYIQLSLLGIPGEVVIGDALTNERHRVMYTPVHWLGNWPCRLRKNRQQYEVQTV
- a CDS encoding conjugal transfer nickase/helicase domain-containing protein; translation: MLKKIKILLAGASTGKKPLPQSAAIPQTVKAGYFLPSESRLLLDTSRRRQYLQCLWDNSTLSKTRYQTLWLAPLHECVALMQQLPAAPQGPYARLGGLIDVTLQCTAFAVRLAKGQMLPPGVAPETQAAQSVIWNTVVFYAALFHFLPVLAKFEGELDEGQPWYPGLAVPQGAYRFRFKTSSVETMVACHFGVLLAGRLLPAKALTWLASVPDALPSLFCILSGEMKKDNAINQIMTEALNKAGAPTISEVLSVMAASPQVIVSGNPDVSATPLSTAMENVLPSQIRQEDNTMTKIVSSAVKSVDEPLFTAMTVTPEKGRQPDGSTQQLLSLMGMNVVTTVTEQVMVSEAEIAPPYTSIPSQHAVQTTWQNHENAIETSCIGEQFWDWLSVGLMHGGMSINTPKARIHLVGGFVFVSAPAIFFQFLSEKKQADGKEVSQKWKRVQTAFERLGRHRISSGKCFCCCHLYDSADRIGSYQRVHGYLIKSTLLYRGSPVPEDSPFLMIS